The DNA window TTTCGTCTATTTATCAAATCAATAATATATTTAGTAACAAAAAATAGTAGCGGCACCATGATAATAAGGCCATACTGTGCTAACCAACCAAAAAAACCGCTTAATACTGGATAACCGAGTTTGGAATAAACGTTTTCATATTCCCAATTATGAGTTGACCAAGTAGGAATATACTCAGTAATAAAGTATCCAGCAAAGCCTTGTCCGGTACCCAGAAATGGCGTTGATAAAAAGGTAAATATCAGGCCAATCGTGCCGCCAAGGCGGTTAGAGGTTCCTTGTTTTTCAAACAAAAACTGCGTTAAAACATTATGGACAGGTGTAACAAAAACATAAGCCAATGCAATTGCCGCTATACCGACAAGCCCTAATAAAAATAATAGTTTGCGATCATGATGATCTGCAAGTATCAGCCAAGCGAGATAAAGAAGAGCGATGGTCAAAATACCAGTTGTTGTTTTCGCCATTAACAAAAAAATCCCGCTTACAATAACCATGACCCATAAAATTATTTTTGGCTTTTTGAAAACCAACTTGTCTTTACCAATAAGCAAGCCAATAACGATTGGTAGATACACTACTCCTAAAAGATTAGCAAAGACAGGAGACTCTCCTTCAAACCCATTAACACGACCCTGTGTTACTGCATAGCTACCTAACTGATAAAAATCAGTCCGCCCAGCCCAACGTGTTTCAAACACTGAGGCCAAAGTATTAATATATCCATCTAATGAGTGCACACCGATAGTAATAAGAACTTCGGGCATAATTACTAAAATTGCATATATAGCGTATCCGTAAAGAGCCCAACGAATGAATTTAACCGCATTTTCCTGGTTGGTAATATAAAGTTTTGTAAAGGAGTAGATCATCCAGATCATTACAACTTGTTTTAATAACAGAACGACTGATTGCACAATTCCAATTGGAACAGCTGACATTGAGGTATAAGGAAAACTAATTAACATTGCCAGTATCTGAAGAAGAATAATAATTACCCAAATAACAATTGTTCTGCGTCGGGGAATTATCTTTTTTATATCTAAAGGATTTTTAAATAGCATCCAAAGAATCGGCAAGGATGCTATAAAAAAAGCATGCGCGTTAAAAAATTTTGAAAGGAACGTTAACGGCAAAAGCAACAATTGCATAGTTAATTACTCCGATCGTTCTATCTTTTTGTAATTCTTATATACCCCAATGATCAAAGACAACACAATACCCAAAGTCAGTCCAAAACTAGCACCAAACAAAATCGCCTTTTTGTGTACAGGACCAGCAACAGAGGGTTTCACTTTTGCTTTGGAAGCCTTGGACATTAAAACTGGTTTCGGCATCGATGGTAAGAGCTTAGTTCCCTGATCAGCAAAAGATTCCGTGTAAGCATTAACTAACTCAGCGGCTTTGGACTCGCTTGTCGCGGAAGCTGAAAATCTAATAAACAAAGTACCGTTAACTGAATCAATGCTGATACTCTTAGAGATATCATTCTTAGATATTTTCCAGCCTCTCTGTGCTAAATCTTTTTTAGTAGCAGAAATAATTTTGTTATCATTTGCTACGATTATGTAACTACTAAGCAATGATTCGTTAGCCTGGAATGAAGAATACGGATTCTTTTTATTCGCTGTTCCAACATATACTTCTCTAGATGCTGAAAAACGAGCAGGAGGTAATGCAACACGTTTTGTGTATACATACATGCTGCCAGCACCTAAAATAGTTAAAATAATCGTTAACCAAGCATATCTAATTAAATGGTGAACCAAGTCTGTTAATGTAAACTGAGAAGTATTCATTTCTGCAAATATCCTTTAAAATCAAAAATCAACAAGTTGCCTCATTGTAAAACCCTGCGTTTTGACACATATGATAAGCCTACTCTACCGATAAAATATCCTCATGATAAACCATCAGAAAACATTAATTGCTTCCGGGCAGGTATTTGGGGTTTTTTCCAAAGTGGTTATGCTTGGCATCCCTAACGGCATCAGTTACTTGACGCACTTCATATTTCCGGTGACCTTTAAATCTCGGAAGTGGCAGTACGTACACACTCTTAATCCAAGTAGCGATAGGATAAAGTTTCCTTCTAAAGGACTTGCCATGTTTATCACACATGTCTATTTTGTTACGTACACCATAATAATGGCGCCAATCGGGCTTGTAATCTGTTTTAAAATCCATCGCCGAACTACTGGTATCGTGAATCACAACAGCATTGACAACGTTGATGATATTAGTTTGTTCCCGAACACGTACAGAAAACTCTAAATCATCCATCCAAATAAAGTACTTAGCATTAATTTCACCAATTTTAGACAGAATCTCTTTGTTTACAACACTGCCGACAAAGGTAAACATGTCTATCGGAAAATCCTCTGCGTAAGCACTCAACGGAATGTGACTATATCGCAACATCCCCCAATCTTTGATATGAATACGGTGTGTAATATCCGTCCTACCATCATTAAGCTTGACCGTCCCCGTAAAGGCTTTAACATCGGGATTATTTTGCGATGCCTGGGCAATTGCATGGAAAAAACCAGGTTGGTAATATGCATCATCATCGCCAAAAGCAATCCAATCAACATTGAGTTTTTTGGCTTGTTCTAAGGCATATTCAAAGCCACCAGATCCACCGATGTTCTCGTCTAGTTTAAAATATTTAATCTTTTTATTTGCCAGCAATCCTTCTGACTGAAGATATTCATTAGTACCATCGCTTGAATTGTTATCAACCACAACAATATATTTAGGAGCAACATCTTGGTCCAATATAAAATTAATGGCTTTAACTAATTTTTCTTTACGATTAAAAGTCACTATTAAATTTGCATACGAAAATTTTTTGGTCATTCTTTTCCCTTTGGATATTCGATTATTGGTTTGAAAACTAGCCCTGCTTTAGTACCGCTTATAATTATCTTGATTTTTTCGCGTTTGTACTTAGTTCTTCTGAAAACAACTTTAGCAAAATCAATCATC is part of the Oenococcus sicerae genome and encodes:
- a CDS encoding glycosyltransferase, whose product is MTKKFSYANLIVTFNRKEKLVKAINFILDQDVAPKYIVVVDNNSSDGTNEYLQSEGLLANKKIKYFKLDENIGGSGGFEYALEQAKKLNVDWIAFGDDDAYYQPGFFHAIAQASQNNPDVKAFTGTVKLNDGRTDITHRIHIKDWGMLRYSHIPLSAYAEDFPIDMFTFVGSVVNKEILSKIGEINAKYFIWMDDLEFSVRVREQTNIINVVNAVVIHDTSSSAMDFKTDYKPDWRHYYGVRNKIDMCDKHGKSFRRKLYPIATWIKSVYVLPLPRFKGHRKYEVRQVTDAVRDAKHNHFGKNPKYLPGSN
- a CDS encoding YveK family protein, encoding MNTSQFTLTDLVHHLIRYAWLTIILTILGAGSMYVYTKRVALPPARFSASREVYVGTANKKNPYSSFQANESLLSSYIIVANDNKIISATKKDLAQRGWKISKNDISKSISIDSVNGTLFIRFSASATSESKAAELVNAYTESFADQGTKLLPSMPKPVLMSKASKAKVKPSVAGPVHKKAILFGASFGLTLGIVLSLIIGVYKNYKKIERSE